Proteins co-encoded in one Sulfurimonas sp. HSL1-2 genomic window:
- a CDS encoding efflux RND transporter permease subunit: MIARLIEFALNKPLLNHMLLLFILLLSVFAYINIPKEIFPPIQMDKITITGGYAGASADVLDKMVVTTIEDELGNISELETVTTTIKNGAFTITGDIKPGSQNINVLNDVKDIIAQTKRDLPSDMDEPVAQIHEETIPLVLVAIAGDVPMTVLLERADELKSTLSRFKELSDITIRGDSDDELVFRIDPDKLDAYGLSTDAVVAALQNLSSIFPVGTIKRRGEHLYISTYNGEKDTAAIENTVIGVGGKRVKIGQIATASFELGDATELSHYNGVRNVSVNITKSKSGNAIALAKQIRETLKEFEARYPDLKFAVYTDTSVWIKNRLNTVVSNIIVGLILVFSAMLIFVNRGIALVVAMGIPMSFMIGLIATEMIGYSLNMLSLLGALIALGMLVDEAIVVAENIYRHMEEGMPRRQAAVQGAVEMFPAVLTATLTTVFAFLPMLLISGEMGTFIKILPVMITILLLSSLFEAFFFLPLHSHELLRLRRESHVSHSIWEHLYRWYDKTLHRLFRRRKLSLMLIVVSIAALTAVMVSQSRFQLFPAFDVTQVYVTGKVNINNELEDTEERVAAIERVLLSKLDPEEYSSVTAVIGMRLDAKNKAEIGENLFQVFIDLHERAPDNWYNRYINPIFSIEYNAEVLKRQRDAKRISEDVKQWLEPLAQRKEADGTKTFENFNVTVPGTGVVAHDIELALSGKDDAQLATAVTALEKALAGVTGVYNISDDADLGERELKLRINDYGYDLGLSEAEISRQLRAHYLKGEYGKMFSESGLVRIRIESVQKDDPESLESFRIQLPGSTQTVALRDIADFIYTQGYVTIEKEDGVRIRSVYASLDKDLRTSSEVMTAIAPVIAQLGTEGFHIEVKGEEKENAKTVREMSQAAAVAIFLIFITLVWLFDSLVLALIVLSTIPLVLVGVYVGHWIMGLTITMPSLIGAVGLAGVVVNDGLIMVSFIRKAKDSEVLMQRARTRLRPILMTSITTVLGLMTLIFFASGQAQILQPMAVSLGYGILWATVLNLFYVPLLYAVVYRIKR; the protein is encoded by the coding sequence GTGATCGCACGTCTGATCGAGTTCGCGCTGAACAAGCCGCTGCTCAACCACATGCTCCTGCTCTTCATCCTGCTCCTCTCCGTTTTCGCCTACATCAACATCCCCAAAGAGATCTTCCCGCCGATCCAGATGGACAAGATCACGATCACCGGCGGTTACGCCGGGGCGAGTGCGGATGTCCTCGACAAGATGGTCGTCACGACCATCGAGGATGAGCTGGGCAATATCAGCGAGCTGGAGACGGTGACGACGACGATCAAGAACGGCGCCTTCACCATTACGGGCGATATCAAGCCGGGGTCGCAGAATATCAACGTGCTCAACGACGTCAAGGATATCATTGCCCAGACGAAGCGGGACCTCCCCTCCGATATGGACGAACCCGTCGCGCAGATCCATGAAGAGACGATCCCGCTGGTGCTGGTCGCCATCGCGGGAGATGTCCCCATGACGGTACTGCTTGAACGTGCCGATGAACTCAAAAGCACGCTGTCGCGCTTCAAGGAGCTCAGCGACATTACGATCCGCGGCGACTCCGACGACGAGCTCGTCTTCCGCATCGACCCGGACAAACTGGACGCCTACGGCCTCTCCACCGATGCCGTCGTCGCGGCGCTGCAGAACCTCAGCTCCATCTTCCCCGTCGGAACCATCAAACGCCGGGGGGAACACCTCTACATCAGCACCTACAACGGCGAAAAGGATACGGCGGCGATCGAGAACACGGTCATCGGCGTCGGCGGCAAGCGGGTAAAAATCGGTCAGATCGCCACCGCCAGCTTCGAGCTGGGGGACGCGACGGAGCTGTCGCACTACAACGGAGTACGCAACGTCTCCGTCAACATCACGAAGTCGAAATCGGGCAACGCCATCGCGCTGGCCAAACAGATCCGTGAAACCCTGAAGGAATTCGAGGCGCGCTACCCGGACCTGAAGTTCGCCGTCTACACCGATACCTCCGTCTGGATCAAGAACCGTCTCAACACCGTCGTTTCCAACATCATCGTCGGGCTGATCCTCGTCTTCAGTGCCATGCTCATCTTCGTCAACCGCGGCATCGCGCTGGTTGTGGCGATGGGGATCCCGATGAGTTTCATGATCGGGCTGATCGCGACGGAGATGATCGGCTATTCACTCAACATGCTCTCCCTGCTCGGCGCCCTGATCGCCCTGGGGATGCTCGTCGACGAGGCGATCGTCGTGGCGGAGAACATCTACCGCCATATGGAGGAGGGGATGCCGCGCCGTCAGGCAGCAGTCCAGGGGGCGGTGGAAATGTTCCCCGCCGTGCTGACGGCGACGCTGACGACCGTCTTCGCCTTTTTGCCGATGCTGCTCATCAGCGGGGAGATGGGGACCTTTATCAAGATCCTGCCGGTGATGATCACGATCCTGCTGCTCAGCTCCCTTTTCGAAGCCTTCTTCTTCCTGCCGCTGCATTCGCACGAACTGCTGCGCCTGCGCCGGGAGAGCCATGTCAGCCACAGCATCTGGGAACACCTCTACCGCTGGTACGACAAAACACTTCACCGGCTCTTCCGACGCCGTAAGCTCTCCTTGATGCTGATCGTCGTTTCCATCGCAGCGTTGACGGCGGTGATGGTATCGCAGAGCCGTTTCCAGCTCTTCCCCGCGTTCGACGTCACCCAGGTCTATGTAACGGGGAAAGTCAATATCAACAACGAACTCGAAGATACGGAGGAGCGGGTCGCGGCCATCGAGCGGGTGCTGCTCTCGAAGCTTGACCCGGAAGAGTACTCCTCGGTGACGGCGGTCATCGGGATGCGCCTGGACGCGAAGAACAAGGCGGAGATCGGGGAGAACCTTTTCCAGGTCTTCATCGACCTGCACGAGCGCGCCCCCGACAACTGGTACAACCGCTACATCAACCCCATCTTCTCCATCGAATACAATGCGGAGGTGCTCAAACGGCAGCGCGACGCCAAGCGGATCAGCGAGGATGTCAAGCAGTGGCTCGAACCGCTTGCACAGCGCAAGGAGGCGGACGGGACGAAAACGTTCGAGAACTTTAATGTCACCGTCCCGGGAACGGGGGTCGTCGCGCACGATATCGAGCTCGCACTCAGCGGCAAGGACGACGCGCAACTGGCCACGGCCGTCACTGCGCTGGAGAAGGCACTGGCCGGGGTGACGGGGGTCTATAACATCTCCGATGATGCCGACCTTGGCGAACGGGAGCTGAAACTGCGTATCAACGACTACGGCTACGACCTGGGGCTGAGCGAAGCGGAAATCAGCCGCCAGCTTCGCGCCCACTACCTCAAAGGCGAATACGGCAAGATGTTCAGTGAGAGCGGCCTGGTGCGCATCCGTATCGAGAGCGTGCAAAAAGACGACCCCGAGAGTCTGGAAAGCTTCCGCATCCAGCTCCCGGGCAGTACGCAGACGGTCGCACTCCGCGATATCGCCGACTTTATCTATACCCAGGGGTATGTGACAATAGAGAAGGAGGACGGTGTGCGTATCCGCAGCGTCTACGCCTCGTTGGACAAGGATCTCCGGACGTCATCGGAGGTGATGACGGCGATCGCCCCGGTCATCGCACAGCTGGGTACCGAAGGGTTCCATATCGAGGTCAAGGGTGAGGAGAAAGAGAACGCCAAAACGGTGCGGGAGATGTCCCAGGCGGCCGCCGTGGCGATCTTCCTCATCTTTATCACGCTCGTATGGCTCTTCGATTCGCTTGTCCTGGCCCTGATCGTGCTCAGTACGATCCCGCTGGTGCTCGTCGGGGTCTATGTCGGCCACTGGATCATGGGACTGACGATCACGATGCCGAGTCTCATCGGTGCGGTCGGTCTGGCAGGGGTCGTCGTCAACGACGGGCTGATCATGGTGAGTTTTATCCGAAAAGCGAAGGACAGCGAAGTCCTGATGCAGCGTGCGCGGACCCGTCTGCGTCCGATCCTGATGACGTCGATTACCACGGTACTCGGGCTGATGACGCTGATCTTCTTCGCTTCCGGTCAGGCGCAGATTCTTCAGCCGATGGCGGTATCGCTGGGGTACGGGATTTTATGGGCAACGGTACTGAACTTGTTCTATGTACCGCTGCTTTATGCCGTCGTCTACCGCATCAAGCGGTAA
- the rsmH gene encoding 16S rRNA (cytosine(1402)-N(4))-methyltransferase RsmH translates to MQNIPHIPVLYREVTDAFSGCDAGIVVDCTMGYGGHSSLLLEANPNIRLIGIDQDETAIRFSTERLVPFGDRVEIRKGRFSKVLETIVQDYGAEQIRGVLADIGVSSLQLDEKDRGFSFESETLDMRMDPSAPLDAATVVNTYAEAELERILRDYGEIPNARKVAQVIAAQRPFTSAKALADAVRPYAPRGKKIHPATLVMQAIRIEVNDELGELNRLLDVCERACFPDAVIGIISFHSLEDRIVKQRFAQWSRNCICPSDAMRCTCGNNHALGRPRPKKPITALPDELKQNPRSRSAKLRLFEMNCHGR, encoded by the coding sequence ATGCAGAATATCCCCCATATCCCGGTGCTTTACCGCGAAGTTACCGATGCTTTTTCCGGATGCGACGCCGGTATTGTCGTCGACTGTACCATGGGGTACGGCGGGCACAGCAGCCTGCTGCTCGAAGCGAACCCCAACATCCGCCTGATCGGCATCGACCAGGACGAAACGGCGATCCGTTTCTCCACGGAACGGCTCGTCCCGTTCGGCGACCGTGTCGAGATCCGTAAGGGGCGCTTTTCCAAAGTCCTGGAAACCATCGTACAGGATTACGGTGCTGAGCAGATCCGCGGGGTGCTCGCGGATATCGGCGTCTCTTCGCTGCAGCTCGACGAAAAGGATCGCGGCTTCTCTTTTGAGAGCGAGACCCTCGACATGCGGATGGACCCTTCGGCGCCGCTCGATGCCGCGACGGTCGTCAACACCTATGCCGAGGCGGAGCTTGAACGCATTTTGCGCGACTACGGCGAAATCCCCAACGCAAGGAAAGTCGCCCAGGTGATCGCTGCGCAGCGCCCTTTCACCTCCGCCAAAGCGCTTGCCGACGCGGTCCGCCCCTACGCCCCGCGCGGCAAGAAAATCCATCCGGCGACACTGGTGATGCAGGCGATCCGCATCGAGGTGAACGACGAACTGGGGGAGCTGAACCGTCTGCTCGACGTCTGCGAACGCGCCTGTTTCCCCGACGCGGTCATCGGGATCATCTCGTTTCATTCGCTCGAGGACCGGATCGTCAAACAGCGTTTCGCGCAGTGGAGCCGCAACTGTATCTGCCCCAGCGACGCGATGCGCTGCACCTGCGGCAACAACCACGCCCTGGGGCGTCCCCGGCCGAAAAAGCCGATCACGGCCCTCCCCGATGAACTCAAACAGAACCCCCGCAGCCGCAGTGCGAAGCTGAGGCTCTTCGAGATGAACTGCCATGGACGCTAA